A region of Lepus europaeus isolate LE1 chromosome 2, mLepTim1.pri, whole genome shotgun sequence DNA encodes the following proteins:
- the LOC133747262 gene encoding keratin-associated protein 19-5-like: MSYYGSYYGGLGYGYGSFSGLGCGYGCGCGSFHRLGCGCGCGGYGNGSGCGSFRYGYCRPSFCGGYGFSGSY; encoded by the coding sequence ATGAGCTACTATGGCAGCTACTATGGAGGCCTGGGCTACGGCTATGGAAGCTTCAGTGGCCTAGGCTGTGGCTATGGCTGTGGATGTGGCAGCTTCCACAgactgggctgtggctgtggctgtggaggcTATGGAAACGGCTCTGGCTGTGGAAGCTTCAGATATGGCTACTGTCGCCCATCATTCTGTGGAGGCTACGGCTTCTCTGGCTCCTACTAA